From the genome of Aspergillus chevalieri M1 DNA, chromosome 8, nearly complete sequence, one region includes:
- a CDS encoding uncharacterized protein (COG:S;~EggNog:ENOG410PYR8) codes for MPSTLADVPAYKAYLDRVPAGTLSLPLIKEGENEETIIHVDELFCRVEDCIRGKKAFPGTNDLRYHVKHYHNVNVARPGTGRPKPEAVKAAVKFFKNIIEGPPSEPAPSPSESTSPEPTTPPGHTKPPFPLTKKGTVSCAAMQRWCKDNGHAVPCPSCAAKGLRAKDCCKNEGHCDNFSLFDPNSLPTDAE; via the exons ATGCCTTCTACGCTTGCAGATGTG CCCGCGTACAAAGCCTATCTTGACCGTGTGCCCGCTGGAACCCTGTCGCTACCTCTGATTAAGGAG GGAGAGAATGAGGAGACTATCATTCACGTTGATGAGCTGTTCTGTCGTGTGGAAGACTGTATTCGTGGAAAA AAAGCATTTCCTGGGACCAATGACCTGCGTTACCATGTGAAACACTATCATAATGTTAATGTTGCGCGTCCTGGAACCGGACGGCCAAAACCAGAGGCAGTGAAGGcagcagtta AGTTTTTCAAGAATATTATTGAAGGCCCTCCTTCTGAGCCTGCCCCCAGCCCTTCAGAGTCCACTTCTCCTGAGCCTACCACACCCCCTGGCCATACCAAGCCGCCATTCCCTCTCACGAAGAAAGGCACT GTATCATGTGCTGCCATGCAACGTTGGTGCAAGGACAATGGCCATGCTGTTCCATGTCCTAGTTGTGCAGCGAAGGGATTGAGAGCAAAGG ACTGTTGCAAAAATGAGGGGCATTGTGATAACTTTAGTCTTTTTGACCCAAATTCACTTCCCACTGATGCAGAGTAA